From one Haloferax marinisediminis genomic stretch:
- the mvk gene encoding mevalonate kinase produces the protein MTVSSAPGKVYLFGEHAVVYGEPAVPCAVERRATVSVSLRDDDHVRVRAEDLSLNGFTVEYSGSTGGRPDVDVPAPLVEAAMGYIDAAVEQARDAADAPDAGFDISVESDIPLGAGLGSSAAVVVAGIDAATRELGVELTPREIADRAYRAEYEVQDGQASRADTFCSAMGGAVRVEGDDCKTIDAPALPFVIGFDGGAGDTGALVSGVRDLRDRYDFAADTVSTIGDIVRRGETLLADADPDADPSEELLSELGEFMNFNHGLLEALGVSSRSLDSMVWAAREAGAYGAKLTGAGGGGCIVALDPTPETQTGLRFTPGCEDAFRAELATEGVRLEEPPANADSGAEESA, from the coding sequence ATGACCGTTTCGAGCGCTCCCGGCAAGGTGTACCTGTTCGGGGAGCACGCAGTCGTCTACGGCGAACCGGCGGTTCCGTGTGCCGTCGAACGCCGGGCGACTGTCTCCGTCTCGCTCCGTGACGACGACCACGTCCGGGTCCGTGCCGAAGACCTGAGTCTCAACGGCTTCACTGTCGAGTACAGCGGTTCGACCGGTGGTCGGCCAGACGTGGACGTTCCGGCACCACTCGTCGAGGCTGCGATGGGCTACATCGACGCTGCCGTCGAGCAGGCCCGTGACGCCGCCGACGCCCCCGACGCGGGGTTCGACATCAGCGTCGAGAGCGACATCCCCCTAGGTGCAGGACTTGGGTCGTCCGCCGCTGTCGTCGTCGCCGGCATCGACGCTGCCACCCGCGAACTCGGTGTGGAACTGACGCCTCGTGAAATCGCCGACCGAGCGTATCGGGCCGAGTACGAAGTCCAAGACGGGCAGGCCTCGCGCGCCGACACGTTCTGTTCCGCGATGGGCGGTGCCGTCCGCGTCGAGGGCGATGACTGCAAGACGATAGACGCACCCGCGCTTCCGTTCGTCATCGGCTTCGACGGCGGTGCGGGCGACACCGGTGCGCTCGTTTCTGGTGTTCGAGACCTCCGCGACCGCTACGACTTCGCCGCAGACACCGTCTCGACCATCGGCGACATCGTCCGTCGCGGTGAGACGCTCCTCGCCGACGCGGACCCCGATGCAGACCCGAGCGAGGAACTCCTCTCCGAACTCGGGGAGTTCATGAACTTCAACCACGGCCTGCTGGAGGCTCTCGGCGTCTCCTCCCGGTCGCTCGATTCGATGGTGTGGGCGGCCCGCGAGGCGGGCGCATACGGCGCGAAACTGACCGGTGCGGGTGGCGGCGGCTGTATCGTCGCACTCGACCCGACGCCGGAGACACAGACCGGCCTCCGGTTTACGCCCGGGTGTGAAGACGCCTTCCGCGCCGAACTCGCTACCGAGGGCGTTCGCCTCGAAGAACCACCCGCGAACGCCGACTCAGGAGCGGAGGAGTCGGCGTGA
- a CDS encoding MBL fold metallo-hydrolase: MRLTFLGTGSAMPVSGRAQSGLLLESDSNALLVDCGSGVLARLAETDVGYEGVSSVLLTHLHLDHVSDLMPLIKARWLVGKDDLEIVGPEGTEALVEGLLDVHDYMKDRLDLQVREVGPHEFGIAGFDVMGYEVRHSMTTLAYRFTNDFGEADLVVSGDTEAFDGLTTFADGASVLVHDCSFPDDVDVSNHPTPTKLGETLTGHDIDTVFLTHLYPHADRVTDELVEGVEAHFDGEVRVAEDGLVVEF, translated from the coding sequence ATGCGTCTCACATTTCTCGGAACCGGGAGCGCGATGCCCGTCTCGGGGCGTGCCCAGTCCGGTCTCCTCCTCGAATCGGATTCCAACGCACTGCTCGTCGACTGTGGTTCTGGTGTCTTGGCTCGACTCGCCGAGACCGACGTCGGCTACGAAGGCGTCTCGTCGGTGCTCTTGACGCATCTCCACCTCGACCACGTCTCGGACCTCATGCCGCTCATCAAGGCCCGGTGGTTGGTCGGGAAAGACGACCTCGAAATCGTCGGTCCCGAAGGAACCGAAGCGCTCGTCGAGGGACTCTTGGACGTACACGACTACATGAAGGACCGACTCGACCTGCAGGTCCGTGAAGTCGGCCCCCACGAGTTCGGCATCGCCGGATTCGACGTGATGGGATACGAGGTTCGTCACTCGATGACGACGCTCGCGTATCGGTTCACGAACGACTTCGGTGAGGCCGACCTCGTCGTCTCCGGCGACACCGAAGCGTTCGACGGTCTCACCACGTTCGCCGACGGGGCGAGCGTTCTCGTCCACGACTGCTCGTTCCCGGACGACGTGGACGTCTCGAACCACCCGACGCCGACGAAACTCGGCGAGACGCTCACCGGCCACGATATCGACACGGTGTTTCTCACCCATCTGTATCCGCACGCCGACCGCGTAACCGACGAACTCGTCGAAGGCGTCGAAGCACACTTCGACGGCGAGGTGAGAGTCGCAGAAGACGGGTTAGTCGTCGAATTCTAA
- a CDS encoding 50S ribosomal protein L11, translated as MAGTIEVLVPGGKANPGPPLGPELGPTPVDVQDVVNQINDQTAAFDGMEVPVTVEYEDDGSFSIEVGVPPTAALIKDEVGFETGSGEPQKDFVANISIEQLKKVAKQKSSDLLAYDLKNASKEVAGTCASLGVTVEGEDARTFKERIDGGEFDDQFDDE; from the coding sequence ATGGCTGGAACTATCGAAGTACTCGTTCCCGGCGGGAAGGCGAACCCCGGCCCGCCGCTCGGCCCGGAACTTGGCCCGACCCCCGTCGACGTGCAGGACGTCGTCAACCAGATTAACGACCAGACGGCAGCGTTCGACGGCATGGAAGTGCCCGTCACCGTCGAGTACGAAGACGACGGTTCGTTCTCGATCGAGGTCGGTGTCCCGCCGACGGCTGCCCTCATCAAGGACGAGGTCGGATTCGAGACTGGCAGCGGCGAGCCCCAGAAGGACTTCGTCGCCAACATCTCCATCGAACAGCTGAAGAAGGTCGCCAAGCAGAAGTCCTCTGACCTGCTCGCGTACGACCTCAAGAACGCCTCGAAGGAAGTCGCCGGCACGTGTGCGTCGCTCGGCGTCACCGTCGAGGGCGAAGACGCTCGGACGTTCAAAGAGCGCATCGACGGCGGCGAGTTCGACGACCAGTTCGACGACGAATAA
- a CDS encoding isopentenyl phosphate kinase: protein MSLVVLKLGGSVVTDKDEPETVDEDGLAAAADAVAALAESGQVVVVHGGGSFGHHHAADHGVSSDTGTHDAVGVRAIHDAMKRLNDAVLDALAERDVPALPVHPLSAGAREEDGSLSLPLAATETMLTEGFVPVLHGDVIAHAGEGATIVSGDDLVVSLASGLGADRVGLCSTVPGVLDTDGDVIPEITAFEDAADALGGSDSTDVTGGMAAKVRKLLALGAPAHVFGPDGLSAFVAGESPGTVIRGE from the coding sequence GTGAGTCTCGTCGTCCTCAAACTTGGCGGGAGCGTCGTCACCGACAAAGACGAACCCGAGACGGTGGACGAAGACGGGCTCGCTGCTGCCGCAGACGCTGTGGCGGCCCTCGCCGAGTCGGGGCAAGTCGTCGTCGTCCACGGCGGTGGGAGTTTCGGCCACCACCACGCCGCCGACCACGGTGTCTCTTCGGACACTGGAACCCACGACGCCGTCGGCGTCCGCGCCATTCACGACGCGATGAAGCGCCTGAACGACGCCGTCCTCGACGCGCTCGCAGAACGTGACGTGCCGGCCCTCCCAGTCCACCCGCTCTCTGCTGGCGCGCGCGAAGAAGATGGTTCGCTATCGCTTCCGCTCGCCGCGACCGAGACGATGCTCACCGAAGGCTTCGTCCCGGTCCTCCACGGTGACGTCATCGCCCACGCGGGCGAGGGTGCGACCATCGTCAGCGGCGACGACCTCGTCGTGTCGCTCGCGTCCGGTCTCGGTGCCGACCGCGTCGGCCTCTGTTCGACCGTTCCCGGCGTCCTCGACACCGACGGCGACGTGATTCCGGAGATTACGGCGTTCGAGGACGCCGCCGATGCACTCGGCGGGTCTGACTCGACGGACGTGACCGGCGGCATGGCCGCAAAAGTTCGGAAGTTGCTCGCACTCGGTGCCCCTGCGCACGTCTTCGGACCCGACGGACTCTCCGCGTTCGTCGCTGGGGAATCGCCGGGCACCGTGATTCGCGGCGAGTAG
- a CDS encoding M42 family metallopeptidase, protein MDDDRRSFLDALLTTPSPSGYETAGQRVWVDYVSEFADDVTVDAYGNAVAVHEGTGEGPEIAFTGHADQIGYIVRDIDDDGFIRIGAIGGADRTVSKGQHVTIHSEDGDVPGVIGQTAIHLRETGKEEYDDLEEQFVDIGVTSKGDAKDHVEIGDPVTVEARVRDLAGDRIAANGMDNRVGTWSAAEGLRAAVEADVDATVYAVSTVQEEVGVQGAKMVGYDLNPDAMVAVDVTHATDNPDVPGKAKGPVELGEGPVVCRGSANHPNVVTLARDAAVAADIDVQLEATGTYTGTDADAFYTSRSGIPSLNIGIPNRYMHTPVEVISTEDLDDVAALLGSMASLAGDVESFGVEL, encoded by the coding sequence ATGGACGACGACCGACGTTCTTTCCTCGACGCCCTGCTCACGACACCAAGTCCCTCTGGCTACGAGACCGCCGGCCAGCGCGTGTGGGTCGACTACGTCTCGGAGTTCGCCGACGACGTGACGGTCGATGCCTACGGTAACGCCGTCGCAGTTCACGAGGGAACGGGTGAGGGCCCGGAAATCGCCTTCACAGGTCACGCGGACCAAATTGGGTACATCGTCCGCGACATCGACGACGACGGCTTCATCCGTATCGGTGCCATCGGCGGTGCAGACCGGACCGTCTCGAAGGGCCAGCACGTGACCATCCACAGCGAAGACGGCGACGTGCCGGGTGTCATCGGCCAGACGGCGATTCACCTCCGCGAGACGGGCAAAGAAGAGTACGACGACCTCGAAGAGCAGTTCGTCGACATCGGCGTCACGAGCAAAGGTGACGCCAAAGACCACGTCGAAATCGGCGACCCCGTGACGGTCGAAGCGCGGGTCCGTGACCTCGCGGGCGACCGCATCGCCGCCAACGGGATGGACAACCGCGTCGGCACGTGGTCGGCCGCCGAAGGCCTTCGCGCCGCGGTCGAAGCAGACGTCGATGCGACGGTCTACGCCGTGAGTACCGTCCAAGAAGAAGTCGGTGTACAGGGCGCGAAGATGGTCGGCTACGACCTCAACCCCGACGCGATGGTCGCAGTCGACGTGACGCACGCGACGGACAACCCGGACGTGCCGGGCAAGGCCAAGGGACCGGTCGAACTCGGCGAGGGGCCGGTCGTCTGCCGCGGGAGCGCCAACCACCCGAACGTCGTCACGCTCGCCCGTGACGCAGCGGTGGCGGCCGACATCGACGTCCAACTGGAAGCGACCGGGACGTACACCGGGACCGACGCAGACGCCTTCTACACGAGTCGCTCCGGGATTCCCTCGCTAAACATCGGGATTCCGAACCGCTACATGCACACGCCCGTCGAAGTCATCTCGACGGAGGACCTCGACGACGTGGCCGCCCTCCTCGGGTCGATGGCGTCGCTCGCAGGCGACGTCGAGTCGTTCGGCGTCGAGTTGTAG